The Dreissena polymorpha isolate Duluth1 chromosome 2, UMN_Dpol_1.0, whole genome shotgun sequence nucleotide sequence TCACATTGGCCtttaaatattattcataaaCACAGTCTACAAAAATACAAGTGTTTGTATGTGATTTCAGGTGATCTGTTCATCTTGGTGTTCAGCATCAACAGTAGGGACTCATTCGACGAGGTTGCGAGACTAAGAAAACAAATTATAGAATGTAAAAGTCAATGTAAACTGGGATCTACAAATCGCAAGACGATACATACGCCGATGGTCCTCGTCGGTAACAAATGTGATAAAGAGAAAGAACGAATTATAGACCCTTCGGAACCATTAGCGCTTATAGCTGGCCAGCAGATGTCAGACTATATAGAAACGTCTGCCAAAAAGGATATTAACATTGATGAAATTTTCCTGCGTCTGTTTCGCCTTGGAAAGCTTCCGACGGAAATGAGTCCGGCGTTACATCGTAAGGTAACACCGTCGTATATTGGATCGAGTGTAACGCACTCTGGTAAACGGAGCCTCTCCCTTCGGCGTAAGATGAGCGATGCGTGTGGTGCAATAGCTCCCAATGTTCGAAGACCAAGCATTCGTACTGATCTGCTGGTGGCACAGACTCGAACAAACCTGAATTCGCCTACAGTGAACCAAAGTCGagactcaaaatgtgcaattaTGTAGACTtttcattaatattgattgttaaCATTCATGGTGGTGTCATCAATGTGTTTTGTCATTCCGATATGCTCACATCTTTCTGATCGATATAACGTGTTGTCGAAATAAAACCATTACTTTCAAAAAGTACATGCAGTTTCTAAGGTCATCCTAAAATGAAGTACCCTACattaaaaaattacataaaattatgCTAGAAGATTTTGAAAAGTTATTTGAAGCATTGAATGACCAAGCGTATCGTAAGATATATGAGAAGTACATAGATATCTTACACCACAAAATAGTATTATTGCTCTTTGTTACCAGTACGTtcatgcgtgcgtgtgtgcgtgcgtgtgtgtgtgtgtgtttgtgcttgtgtgcgtgtgtgtgtgtgattaacagttttatttttgtgatagttaatttaaataattaagctGGTGTAATTATGAACAAAAACGCATTACCCTTGAAAATGTGAggcaaacattttgtttttatcaaaaccGTATTGGAGCCCATTAAACGGATACGAGTTTGAACCATAAGATTAGAGTCTTAGAAAAGTATTAAATTTTGTAGTAACTAATTAATTGTTACGTGACTCAATGACACCGATATGTGAATAGCGTACTTTTGATGTAATAGTTACGTCAATCAATCGTCATAGGAACAACGGATAACGAAGAACACATCCATTTGATTTTTATTAGAAAACTATTCTTCTTAATTACCATAAGGCTAACTGGTAAATTCATTATTCataacataataatttatttgaaaaaaaaaattgtgctaATCGTTAAATA carries:
- the LOC127866187 gene encoding dexamethasone-induced Ras-related protein 1-like; its protein translation is MALLEQGENAPEENCRRLVVLGSSKVGKTAIVSRFLNNKYDEIYTPTIEDFHRKIYKIRGEAYRLDILDTSGNHPFPAMRRLSFITGDLFILVFSINSRDSFDEVARLRKQIIECKSQCKLGSTNRKTIHTPMVLVGNKCDKEKERIIDPSEPLALIAGQQMSDYIETSAKKDINIDEIFLRLFRLGKLPTEMSPALHRKVTPSYIGSSVTHSGKRSLSLRRKMSDACGAIAPNVRRPSIRTDLLVAQTRTNLNSPTVNQSRDSKCAIM